The following coding sequences lie in one Haladaptatus sp. DJG-WS-42 genomic window:
- a CDS encoding helix-turn-helix domain-containing protein, giving the protein MTDDDTRRLLERLNLKEYEMQSLEHLLSLGRTTAPNLAEATGIPRARIYSVLDALGDRGFIKIIPGRPKQYQPKAPAEILARAEENERQQFESYRLSLDEIRDDFLETFQPRYERASEDIRPTEELFWAVDVGDPSETETRQLYQDATDTVYVLTKSFEYLPSIEPALVAALDRDITLRVLFLHPDHLTEQNRDIQQTRVDTLQTAYPEVSIRYSEEKLPWRGTFIDPSMAYDSGRAILLVEELNVPLYMRQAAVTDNGSFVAGLKRYFDLIWNYESVEDAQPDV; this is encoded by the coding sequence ATGACTGACGACGACACCCGACGGCTGCTCGAACGACTCAATCTCAAGGAGTACGAGATGCAGTCGCTCGAACACTTGCTCTCGCTCGGACGCACCACGGCACCGAATCTTGCCGAGGCGACGGGCATCCCGCGGGCACGCATCTATAGCGTCCTCGATGCGCTTGGCGACCGCGGGTTCATCAAAATCATCCCCGGTCGGCCAAAGCAGTACCAGCCAAAAGCGCCCGCCGAAATCCTCGCCCGCGCGGAGGAAAACGAACGCCAACAGTTCGAATCCTACCGCTTGTCGCTCGATGAGATTCGAGACGACTTTCTCGAAACATTCCAGCCGCGCTACGAGCGCGCGAGCGAGGATATTCGCCCGACCGAAGAGCTGTTCTGGGCAGTCGACGTGGGCGACCCGAGCGAGACCGAAACCCGCCAACTCTACCAAGATGCCACGGACACCGTGTACGTGCTCACAAAGAGTTTCGAGTATCTCCCGAGCATCGAACCCGCCCTCGTTGCTGCGCTCGACCGCGATATTACCCTCCGCGTGCTCTTTCTCCATCCAGACCACCTCACTGAGCAGAATCGCGACATCCAGCAGACGCGGGTTGACACGCTGCAAACGGCGTATCCCGAGGTTTCGATTCGCTATAGCGAAGAAAAGCTGCCGTGGCGCGGAACGTTCATCGACCCGAGTATGGCCTACGATTCTGGGCGCGCTATCTTGCTCGTAGAGGAGCTAAACGTCCCACTCTACATGCGCCAAGCCGCCGTCACCGATAACGGCTCGTTCGTCGCCGGTCTCAAACGCTATTTCGACCTCATCTGGAACTACGAAAGCGTCGAGGACGCTCAACCTGACGTCTGA
- a CDS encoding alginate lyase family protein, with translation MSDDETQRRLYRRTFLAAALGAGVALAGCGQQPSQQPTEEPTTPQTGDDLEPTTTTTPTEPTRVTYAGFLDEDELRAIQRKVAAREDPWNSGFLALRRSANRALGTRPTSVVTNGAPGELAPNRFATDADRTDYTNALQMSHAIRDLGIAYAFTGDDRYAQKAISLLDHWCLDPETAMYPSGRNHGEAYFSIELYITIPAMIYGASFLSGHTAWEDTNGGEPAFRAWVSAFLADLEAGRGKNRYTGVLKNNIYAWWIHSRATAAAYLDDRDVLDAAFDDWRSDALDQLTVEGVLEYERQREDGLQYSMYGLKALTMTAEIARHYDVDLYDYRSADVPETSALKRAFTYYAKYVASSDGWEWGIGDEGYTDAEREEAASVYELAYSQWGDEMYLEAVNSVGRPVFDRRILGWTSLTHANRFALTDE, from the coding sequence TTGAGTGACGATGAAACACAGCGACGGCTGTATCGTCGGACGTTCCTCGCAGCCGCGCTTGGGGCTGGTGTCGCGCTCGCGGGCTGTGGCCAGCAACCCAGCCAACAGCCAACCGAGGAGCCAACGACGCCACAGACAGGGGACGATCTCGAGCCGACAACTACGACGACGCCGACTGAGCCAACGCGCGTCACCTACGCGGGCTTTCTCGACGAAGATGAACTCAGGGCGATACAGCGAAAAGTTGCGGCGCGCGAAGACCCGTGGAACAGCGGCTTTCTCGCGCTCAGACGGAGTGCGAACCGGGCGCTTGGAACGCGCCCTACAAGCGTCGTGACCAACGGTGCGCCGGGAGAGTTGGCACCAAACCGGTTTGCGACCGACGCAGACCGCACCGACTACACGAACGCGCTGCAGATGAGCCACGCCATCCGCGACCTTGGGATCGCGTATGCGTTCACCGGCGACGACCGCTACGCGCAGAAGGCGATTTCGCTGCTCGACCACTGGTGTCTCGACCCCGAGACGGCGATGTATCCCTCCGGGCGAAATCACGGCGAGGCGTACTTCTCGATTGAACTCTACATCACCATCCCTGCGATGATTTACGGCGCGTCGTTCCTCTCCGGCCACACGGCGTGGGAAGACACCAACGGCGGCGAACCGGCGTTTAGGGCCTGGGTTTCGGCGTTCCTCGCAGACCTCGAAGCCGGGCGTGGGAAGAACCGCTACACGGGGGTGCTCAAAAACAACATCTACGCGTGGTGGATTCACTCGCGTGCGACCGCCGCCGCGTATCTGGACGACAGAGACGTGCTCGACGCGGCGTTCGACGACTGGCGAAGTGATGCGCTCGACCAGCTCACCGTTGAGGGGGTGCTTGAATACGAACGCCAGCGCGAAGACGGCCTGCAGTACTCGATGTACGGGTTAAAGGCGCTCACGATGACCGCCGAAATCGCACGACACTACGACGTAGACCTCTACGACTACCGCTCTGCAGACGTGCCCGAGACGAGCGCACTCAAGCGGGCGTTTACCTACTACGCGAAGTACGTCGCGAGCAGCGATGGCTGGGAGTGGGGGATTGGCGACGAGGGCTACACCGACGCCGAACGAGAGGAGGCTGCGTCGGTGTACGAACTCGCCTACTCACAGTGGGGCGATGAAATGTATTTAGAGGCGGTCAACTCGGTGGGAAGACCCGTGTTCGACCGCCGGATTTTGGGATGGACATCGCTCACGCACGCGAATCGATTTGCGCTGACAGACGAGTGA